Genomic segment of Deltaproteobacteria bacterium:
CACCTGATTCTCTCGTTGCCACCCAATCGATCGCCGAGCCAGCGGTTGTAAGATGAATAGAGCGCTGTCGCCAGTGCGGAATTCGAGGTCAGCGGATAGGCGAGAAACAAGCTCGGATAGACAACCTGAACCGCGATCTCTTCCTCATCCATGGAGCGCAGCCGCGCGTTGATATCGGTCAGCTCCATGCTTTCGATGCTGTCGGGCTTCAGCGCGGTATGGCGCGTTGGCTTGCCGTCGTAGCTCGCCGGCGTGCCGAGATTGTTACAGCCCTTGCCGACACGGCGCGGAAACATCTGCTCGTCGATGACCCAGTAGGCGAGGCCGTCGCGGCCAATGACCGTGGGCCGCAATGGCCGAAACGCCGGATCGAGATATTTGTCGCTGAAAGTAGGCAGGCATTCTTCGACGTGACCATCGGCGTCGATATATTTCATCAGAACCTCCCAGAGCGGCTGGAGACGCTGTTTAGGCTCGCGTCGTGAAGAGGAGAGGGGAAGAGAGGCGCGAACCAGAATGGGGCACACTTCGACTGCGGCGACGCTATCGCAGCCGCTAAACCAGTGTCAAGTCAGCGTAGCGCTAGTCGGTTGACACTAGGCGCGATTCTTTCATACTGTGCGGGCCAGTTTAGGAAATGACTCTTATGAAAAAAGTTTTCGGTTGTTGATCTTGTCGGCGGTTTTGAGTCGCGATTGGGCGTTTGGCGCCGAAGCCAAACCTGCTTGGCGCGTGGAATGGGACAAGACCGTGGCAGCGGCGGAAAAAGAGGGCGCGCTTAGCCTCTATATATTCGAAGCCGGTCCGCTCACGGAGGATACCGTGCACGCGTTTGAGCGCGCCTATCCAAAAATCAAGGTGAACCAACTGCGCGGCCGCGGCAACGATCTCGGGCCGCGCATCCTGGCTGAGCGGCGCGGCGGCAAGTATCTCGTCGACCTATTTGCCGGCGGCAAGGGCACGGCGCTGGGGACGCTTTATCTCGGCAAGATCTTGGACCCGATCAAGCCGCTGTTGCTGCTGCCGGAAGTATTAGACGAAACCAAATGGTATCGCCGCGAGCTTAAGTTTGTCGATCCGGAAAATAAATTCATCTTCGCCTACATTGGCAACGCCGGCGGTGTGGAGATCAACTACAATTCATCACTGGTCAATGCCAAAGAGTTTACCTCTTATTGGGATCTGATTCAGCCCAAGTGGAAGGGCAAGATCACCGCCACCGACCCGCGCACCCGCGGCATGGACAACCCGGTTTTGTTTTTCTACTACCACGCAAAGCTTGGTCCCGATTTTATTCGCAAGCTCTACGGCGACCTGGAAGTAACCATCTCGCGCGACTATCGCCAACCGGTGGATTGGCTGGCGTCGGGGCGCTACGCCTTGTGCATTCCTTGTGTTTCCGACGAGATGGATAAAGCGATGGACCAAAAACTACCGGTGGGGCAGATCCTCAACCTAAAGGAGGGCGGCACCTTGAGCTCTTCCGGCGGGACGCTAACGCTGCTGCAAAACGCGCCCCATCCCAACGCGGCGAAGGTTTTCGTCAACTGGCTGCTGTCACGGGAAGGCCAAACTATCGTGCAAAAAGGCCGCAAAGGCCGTACCCGCACGGCGTCAAATTCACTGCGCATCGATATCCCCAAGCACGATCTGCCAGACGAAGTGCAGCGCCGCGATGGCGTCGATTATTTCGATGCCGACAATGATAACTTTTCCGACCGCCGCCCGGCCGACAAACTGTTCAACGAGATATTTGGCAAGTCCAAGTAAAGGCCGCGAAGCTCGAATGGCCGCAAAAAACGCAAAAGCCAGAAGAACGTTTTCCGGCGTAGCAAGAGGCGGGTTTCAAACCACGCCCTCCGAGTTATGCGTTCAAGTATTACAGTGCAAGCTGAGAGAGGCGCGGGACTAATTCGGAGGTGATCGCATGTCATTGAAGCCGATGAGTCGCTTGATTTGTGTAGCCGCGTCCTTGTCCCTAGCAATCGCCATCGCTGCGGCAGGAGTTGCCGACGGCCAAGATCCGAAGTTGTCCACCCTGCGGCTCGGCGGTGGCAGTTTTACCACTACTGCAGCGCAGGCCAACGGACTCTTCGCCAAATATGGTTTGCGGGTGGAGATTCCGCGTTCCGAGGCCGGCGGGTCGGAGGAAGTGCGTCGCTGGTTGGCCTCGGGAGAAATCGATCTCGCCGACTACGGCGTCGACAACGCGGTAGCCATGGTGGAGAACGCCGGCGCTGACGTGATTGTCGTCGCCGCCACTGACTACACCCCCACCGAGCTCATGGTCCAGCCGGAGATAAAGTCGCTTGCCGATCTAAAAAGTAGAATCGTCATTGTCGACGCACCTAACACGCAGAACGCACTGGCACTGAAAAAGATACTTTCCACGGTCGGCCTGCAGGCCGGCAGCGACTATGAGATGAAAGAGGTCGGCGGCACCGGGGCGCGCATCGCTGCGATGCTGAAGCAGAAAGAATACGCCGCGACCATGGCCTCGGGTCAGACGGCGGCGCAGGCGCGCCACGGTGGGCTGGTCAGTCTCGCGAGCACCGTAAACATTTTCGGTCCGATGCTGCGCTACGGCGTTTTCACGCCGCGTCAATGGGCAAAGGAAAATAGCGATCTTTTGACGCGCTACCTGCGGCACAGATCGAGGCGCAGCGCTGGCTGCTCACTCCGGCTAACAAAGAGAAAGTGATCGATCTCATGTTGAGCCAGCGGAAAATGCCGCGGGCGCTGGCGCAGGGAATCTACGAAATGGATTCTGGACCAAACGGTCTAGCTAAAGACGCGGCGATCGACGTGCCGCGCTTTAACAACGTGCTCAAGTTCAGAGCGGAAGTCGAAGGCAGTTGGGGCGGCAAAGCGCCGGCGCCCGAGCGGTATTATGACTCGTCCTATCACAGCAAAGCGTTGGCACTGGTGAACAGTAAGACGCCGGGTTGATGCTGGCGATGTCATTGGCTACGTTGATCCAGCGAACGACGATGCAAAAGCGCACAAGAGTGACAGCAGGTTTGGTAGCCGGTTTGGCCGCCGCATTGATTCTCGGATGTACGGATGCGCCGGCTCAGACGCTCTTCTACCAAGGCAAAACGATCACGATTATTTCCGGCGTTGCCGCCGGTGGATCGGGCGATGTTAGGATTCGCACGCTGCTGCCCTTCTGGCGCAAGTACATTCCCGGAAATCCGACGCTCGTGGTTGAAAACCAGCCGGGCGCTGGCGGCCGTAGAGCCGCTAATCATCTCTACGGCAACGTCAAAGCCGATGGCTTGACCATCGGTGTGCTTGCGGCGACCGCCATTCCACTCGAAGTGATGAGAGAGAGCGGTGTGCTGTTTGACAGCGCGAAGTTTATCTACCTTGGCGCGACCGAACATGCTTTTCACACAGTCTTTTTTACCCGCAAGGAACTGGGGCTCGGCAGCCTGGAAAAACTCCGCGCGGCATCGGGTTTGCGCGTGGGCGGTTTGTCGGTAGGACACACCAACTACGTAGCCGCGCGCATGTTTGCTTTTCTGCTGGGCATGAAAGATTCAAAATGGGTGACCGGCTACAACGGCACCGGCGATTTAGAAGTTGCGCTGGCGCAGGGCGAGTTGGATGGCAGCGCCAACGGCGCCAGCGCGATTTTGCGGCGCAATCCCGACTGGGTCGAAAAAGGCGGCATGGATTTCCACTCGATTATCGACATGCCCAAAGGAGTCAAGCACGGGCGGATGGGTCACTTGCCCGAGGTCGAAAGCTTTGCTAGGTCTCCACGCGAGGTCAAACTCGTCAACACCTGGCGCACCTTCAGAACCGTCGGTTCTCCCTACGCGATGGTGCCGGGAACACCGAAAGAGCGAGTGGAAATCTTGGAAGAGGCGATGCGCAAAGTACTCAAAGACACCGAGTTTCACCGCGAGTACAGAAAAGTTGTCGGCGACGACGTCGAGCCGGTGACCGCCGAACAGTTGACGAAAGAAATTCGTGAGATGCCGCGCGACCCGGAAGTGATAGATCTCCTCAAAGCGATATCGGGAGGCGGGCCACTGCCAGCGCGCTAAAATTGGGAGTTGTCATGTTGCAAAAGCTGCGAACGATTCTTGTGCTACTTGCGATCTTTGCGCTTACGGCGCCGGGATGGGCCCAAGACAAGCCGCTCAAGAAAATCTATTGGGGTGTTTCGACGCTGTCGCCGACCTTGTGGATACCGTGGGTCGCCAAAGAAGCCAAGATCTTTGAGAAGAACGGACTCGATGTCGAAGCGGTATTGCTCAACGGCTCGGGCCGTACTTCGCAGGCGATGTTATCAGGAAGTCTTTTCGCTGCATCGGTGGCGTTGCCCCAAGTCATGCTTGCCGTAATCAATGGCGCCGATCTAGTCAACGTTGCCCATGGCATCGGCGTGCAGGGTAGCCGCTTGATGGTCAAGCCGGAGATACGGCGGGTCGAAGATCTTAAAGGTAAGAAAATTGGCATATCGAGTTTGGGCTCAGCGGGCGATCTGCTGTTCGGCTATGTGCTGCGGAAATACGGCATCGACACCACGCGCGATCTTTACTGGCTCGCCGTGGGTAATACTGCCGAGCGACTGCAGGCGCTGTACAATGGGTCCATCGATGCCGCCGACCTTTCGTATCCCGCCGACATTCAGGCCGAGCGCAAAGGCTATCGTCCATTGCTCGATGCCAAAAAAGAGATCGTCTATCCGACGGCGTCAGTGGTGACGCGGCGCCGGACGATCAAAGAGGACCGCGACAGCGTGATGCGCTTTGTGCGGTCCTTTGTCGAAGGCATCGCTTATCTGAAACACAACAAAGAACATAGCAAACAAATACTTGCAAAATATCTGCGTAACAACGATCCCGAGTACCTCGAAGGGGCGTATATAATTCACCGGCAGGATTTCATCTCCGCCCCGTATCCGATCACCAAAGGGCTAGAGGCGATTTACGACATCGCAGCGCATCGCCGGCCGGAAGTCCGCTCGCACAAACCGGAAGAGTTTGTCGATACAAGCTTCGTCGCCGATTTGGACAAGAGCGGGTTCATCAAGAAGTTGTACGAGGGGAAATAATTAAACACAAAGGGCACAAAGATCACAAAGATCACAAAGATCACAAAGATCACAGAAGGAAATACTTAGATACGGACTTTTCACCGCAAAGACCGCGGAATACGCAACGCATTTCCATGTGTTTTTTGTGGTTAATTTCTGCCTACGCCCCTCGGCGGCCGGTTTCTTTCAGCAACTTTTCCCAGCGCTCTAACTCCTTCTCATACTTTTCCATCGACATCTCGCGCTCCGGACGCCAGCGTTTGAAGCCGTAATTCTTCGCGGCGTTGCCGTATTGATATTTTTCCAAGATGCCTTGGCCTTCAGGGCCGAGCAGATAATCGGCCAGTAGCAGCGCGCCGTGGGGGTGCGGCGGCTGGGCAGCAACGGCGACGCCGCCGACGTTGGTCGGTACGATGTCCATCGGCACCCACTCGACCGGCGAGCCTTTTTGCTGGGCAACGATCACATGGTTGCGAAAGATCGCCGCGCCGGCGATCAGCTCGCCGGAACCGATCAGCTCAAGCAGCGCCGGCGGGATGATCGTGTGTAACGGGATCTCCTGGCCCTTTAATTTTTTTACAAACTCTGGCCCGCGGGTTTTTAACATCGCACCGATGGATTTGGAACTGGTATCGTCAATGGTCAACCCCATGCGGCCTTTGAGGGCTGGGTGGAGCAGGCCGTCGTAGTTCTTCGGCACAGCGTCTTTGGGGACCAAGTTCTTGTTGTAGCCAAAGCCGATGTAGGACTCGCGCGCAGTGCCCCAAAAGTAAAGGCCGCGCTCGCCTCTTGCTTTGGCCTCCTCGGGATAGGCCGCGAAAAACGGCGAGTGATAGGGGCGCAGCAGGAACGCTTCGCGCTGGAACATCAAGTTCGCTTCGGTGGTCTCGATCGTGTCGACAATGGACCGTC
This window contains:
- a CDS encoding extracellular solute-binding protein, yielding MRASLGNDSYEKSFRLLILSAVLSRDWAFGAEAKPAWRVEWDKTVAAAEKEGALSLYIFEAGPLTEDTVHAFERAYPKIKVNQLRGRGNDLGPRILAERRGGKYLVDLFAGGKGTALGTLYLGKILDPIKPLLLLPEVLDETKWYRRELKFVDPENKFIFAYIGNAGGVEINYNSSLVNAKEFTSYWDLIQPKWKGKITATDPRTRGMDNPVLFFYYHAKLGPDFIRKLYGDLEVTISRDYRQPVDWLASGRYALCIPCVSDEMDKAMDQKLPVGQILNLKEGGTLSSSGGTLTLLQNAPHPNAAKVFVNWLLSREGQTIVQKGRKGRTRTASNSLRIDIPKHDLPDEVQRRDGVDYFDADNDNFSDRRPADKLFNEIFGKSK
- a CDS encoding extracellular solute-binding protein; translation: MHFFVFVLLALSVLFPLQLFAQARKALTISELVTYNGKDREQVLFAGAKAEGKVTWYTSLAGDSYKALIKAFEGKYPGVKIEAYRSNGSEITNRMVEEAKARRSIVDTIETTEANLMFQREAFLLRPYHSPFFAAYPEEAKARGERGLYFWGTARESYIGFGYNKNLVPKDAVPKNYDGLLHPALKGRMGLTIDDTSSKSIGAMLKTRGPEFVKKLKGQEIPLHTIIPPALLELIGSGELIAGAAIFRNHVIVAQQKGSPVEWVPMDIVPTNVGGVAVAAQPPHPHGALLLADYLLGPEGQGILEKYQYGNAAKNYGFKRWRPEREMSMEKYEKELERWEKLLKETGRRGA
- a CDS encoding ABC transporter substrate-binding protein, with amino-acid sequence MSLKPMSRLICVAASLSLAIAIAAAGVADGQDPKLSTLRLGGGSFTTTAAQANGLFAKYGLRVEIPRSEAGGSEEVRRWLASGEIDLADYGVDNAVAMVENAGADVIVVAATDYTPTELMVQPEIKSLADLKSRIVIVDAPNTQNALALKKILSTVGLQAGSDYEMKEVGGTGARIAAMLKQKEYAATMASGQTAAQARHGGLVSLASTVNIFGPMLRYGVFTPRQWAKENSDLLTRYLRHRSRRSAGCSLRLTKRK